From the genome of Capsicum annuum cultivar UCD-10X-F1 chromosome 4, UCD10Xv1.1, whole genome shotgun sequence:
AGgactttttagtctttttattttttcataggaaaacttaaaaataaatagtgGGTGAAGAATTAGTGGTGAAATCTCCATGTTCCAAGTTGATGGTTAGATTATCATTTGGTCATCaaattctctattttatttttcttatttttacaacTAGTTGCTTAAGCATTATTTCAACTAATAGCCTTTTGTTTTAAACTTACATGATTATAGATCAAAGTAGACCACGTAACTTAATTAAGAAACGGATtatcttttacatttttttaagcTTAACCTTATTTATCAAATAAACCACCACACATTATAAAGTATAAATAAAGTTACACGGAAAGGGGATTTCAATCATAGAATATGTTGATTGAGTTCTATGAATCTCAGAATTTGGCAACAACTCCCCAAAAAGAAATAATCATTTCACACGTTCAATCTTGGAGTTGATGATTCAGTAAGAATAATAGGAGTATCCTCTccgtttaaaaatatttataatatattttatttacacacctttttaaaatatattacataaaaatatttaattatgcttttcttatttatttattttttaagatatAGTTTCCTCCCGTCGAATTGTTGTAATTAAGTACCGTAGACATCAAACACAATTACTTAAgagtatttttgtttattttgttacaAACTTTTTAAATtaacaaatattttagattattttcagTAAAAGTATCACCATAAATGTTTTGAAACAGAGGATACTTCATAATAGTttaatttgtaaatttttttaaataattgaaaaatacagACATTAAAAGAACAAAGGCCAGAAGTCCACGTGTTGGTTAGGGTCAACATAGGCGGCTCGGAAGGTTCCATGAAACAGTCAACTTGTCTACATGTACAGACACTTtcagaaatataaatataaacgaaaaagaattaaaaataaaaagtgaaagtgaaagaAAGTGGATATAGGAACTGCACTTTATTTAGCTGTTGTATATTTCAACCCTgacaaaatacatatgaattgTTTTACCTTTTGTCCCCTCTATTTATATGTCAGGGTAACGTTTGGAGAAAAGAGTGTAATGCTATAAGAATATCGCTAATATTATtgataggaaaaaaaaaattaagacattaaatcatatttttataatatagtaTTATTATAACAAAATGATTGTTATAACGAAGTTTGAAGTTTGACGGCATGCactaaataatatggaaaatgaGAGAAACTTCAGAGACAATGTCAAAGCAGTCAACATTTAACTGAGAATAATCATCGTTGCTTGACTTTTACTGGGTTTCTAGAAACTACTAGTAATAAGACTAAAGTAAATAAAACACGTTTTTAGCAATAAAGCATTACTAATACTTACTTACCTTATTATATAAGTAAGCATTTGCAatcttaaattaaatatatattttatgcaaaatttactctttaatttttttcagtaTTAAATATATCATGTCGTCTTTATTACAAAGAAATGTATAAAATGAGAATACTAgaactaatttaaatttaaagaattagatttattttatttaataaaaaaatagtaagtTCGTGcatataaaagaaatttattaagCCTCAAATACTAAAATGTTAATgggaacaacaacaataataatatagtGTTATTACATACAATAGGTGATACTGATGGGTATGGAAAACAATAAGGTGGTTATACTTACGTATGTGACACTtgccaaaaaaaagaagaagagaagctAAGGTGGATTAGTTATGATATTCTCAAAAAATGCATACCTGCAAGTATTGCAAATTACTACTTCTATGTATGAAAAAATTCAACATAGAAATTCAGATTCTTAGAACTGTATATTCTTATATTTGGAGATTCGTCTGTTGTGAAAAGGAATTTGCTAATTTATTAATGTAAATAACAGCTCAATATACCTAACGTACACTAAGTACGTATCATAGGCCAAACGACAAAAGAGTTAACATTATTGTTAATCCTAATTATAAGAGGAGGAATCATTAGGGGATATTGGTCGTTTGGTTGGATGgattagaaaaaataatgcatgtgtTAACTCtgtttattattaatattttgtttgataattattttcaacttatgtaaaattaatacaaatattaGTTATATGGAAGAAAAACCTTGGTATTATCAATGTAGAGACTTTAGaatttaatgcatgcattaacatgggCTTAGACACAATATTCCTCAAAATCCTTTTCATGTTATTTTCATCATATTTGTGgaagatatttttataaataatttttttattaaaaaatatgtaatgcaaattatttttaacatattaaaaacacaacataaaaaataatctcagcatGATTACTGCAATTATAGCTAATActagcattactaatacattatatCTTGCACTATTCTTATACACCCTATCAAAATGACCCCGTTAAgccataatttttctttgtttttttctttttaggaaaaaaaaaagaggaaccTTTGAATTTCTTTATGAAAATGCAAAGTTTGAGAAAGTGGTTTTGATAAgtttttcaagtaattttttttccactcatcaaattttattttattttaagttaaacGATGTATGTCCACGAACTTACCTTCGAAATActcttttttcaaattaaaaaacatatttttaaatatcCAATTGCCTATTGATTAATtagagttttttttctttttcttttagagTTTGAATATAAAATCTTCTTTGTTGGAGAGCACTATACTTTTGATGTGAAATTTTTcgatacaaatttaaatttaatcaaattttaatatgaatatcatatataaggtaaaaataaaataactaaatattcaAACATGTAAATTTCTCTAAACAATTTATCTCCGTTTAATAACTATATTAAAACATGATCTCTTGGAGTCAGAATAAAATAGTTGTATCATATATAGagagataatttatttatttatttatttatttcaatatgaCAGTAGCTATAGGAATTGAAAgtttcagccataatcctcttcATTACATGTTACGTACATGACTGCATTTTGTTAATTAGTGATTTAGAACCAATTAAAAGTCAAAGAGGTTACTCATTTGAAGAATTTAGTATCAAATTTATGTCAACTCTTTATCTTAAAAACTCTAATAGCTCTGCCGGCAATTTCCACTATTAAAGCGAACGAAAATCCTTCTATATATAATTCTTCCTATTCATTTTACTCAACCTAACCTTTTTACAcgttctttaaaaattaatttcttttaatattactttctttttcatcatattcATTTCTGTTCATATTTACCTAGTGTAAAGATGAAAACTAACAATTAGCTAGTGTTTAGccattgattttgaatatttatcttcaaaaatctatatgattaattaaaaaaattttgatcTTCAAATACTTTTTCATGCTTCCAAAACTGACTCGCAcctgattttgaatttttgggacTTGCACTTTCAAAATTCCAATTTTTTTCGAGTAACAAATATGTCTAAATAcactttcaaattttaaaaatcacaaCTTGAAAAATTCAAATCTACATTTTTCCGATTTTACTTTCAAAATTtataaccaaataaaaatatatcaattatctctcaattttctaaaataacaaattgtatttCAGATCAACTATTTTTAGTAACAACTAAAATGCACCAAAGATAGTATAGTATGTACTACAAATTACTACAAATTAGATAGTGTTGTAGTTGTAAATTATGGATCTAATCTGAAacatttatctttaaaaatttatttatccGTGAATGATGAGCTCTCAAAActaaatcttaagaaaatttagaattttcacCTGAACtctaaaacttttatttttttcaagtaaGATTTATATCCAAACATAACTCACTTAAATTTTTGTATAGCCAAATAAAGCTAATTAGTAATCTCTTAATTTCGTAAAATAACAATTATTTTAGATCGATTACTTTTAGTACCAACTAAAATGTACTCCATGAGATAGTAAAGCAGTACCAAACTcaaaaaagaacaaaattttgattttgtgcATAGTcaataatgtaaaatattctacataataaataaatattgctATTACAagttatcaaattttttattttatttttgtacaaaacttaaactcaaaagaaaatcactttttctttattttcagacAGAACAAAAACATTTTCTTACAAGTGGAGTAACAGTACaattaaataaacaaacaaattatTAACTAAACAGTAAGATATATAATGTGAACTCCTATAATTCACTACAATTGGCGCTCTTCATACTCATCTGCTTCTTCACACGTTTTTCTCCACacagaagaaaaaaataactagTACTCTTTTTCTTCGTCAGCTATGGCGGCGCTATTCAATTTCCGCCTGGAATTTATCCTCTTCTTCCTTTGCATCTTCCCTGTTGCTTTCTCCGACGAACTTCAAACACTGTTATCTATTAAATCATCTCTATCATATCCCACAACGTCAAATGTATTCAAAAACTGGGAGCCGAAAACTCCTTCTTGTAACTTCACTGGCATCACGTGTAACTCTGATGGTGAAGTTAAAGAGATTGAGCTTTCGAGTCAGGGAATATCTGGTGGTTTTCCTTTTGACAAGATATGTGATTTGAAGTCATTGGAGAGGCTTTCACTGGGATATAATTCGCTTTCCGGAGAAGTAACGGGTGATTTGAATAACTGTGTTAAGTTGATGTACTTGGACGTTGGCAATAACCAATTCACTGGGACTTTTCCTGATGTATCTAAGCTCACTGAGTTGACGCATTTTTATGCGAATAACAGTGGGTTTACAGGAAAGTTTCCGTGGAATTCTTTTGATAATATGAGTAAGTTGGTTGTTCTTAGCGTTGGTGATAATCAGTTTGATCGTACGCCTTTTCCTGAAGTGATACTGAAGCTTCGTAATTTGAATTGGTTGTACTTATCGAATTGTCAGCTTGAAGGGGAAATCCCTGAAGGAATTGGAAATCTAAGTGAACTGATTGATTTAGAGCTGTCGATGAATCATTTTACTGGTGAAATTCCGAAAGGAATTACAAAGCTGAAGAAGTTATGGCAGCTTGAGTTATACGAAAATGAGTTGACAGGGAAATTGCCTGTGGGGTTTGGGAATTTAACGAATCTTGGATATTTCGATGCTTCGACTAATTATCTGTATGGTGATTTGTCGGAAATTCGATATTTGGATCAGTTGGTGAGTTTGCAGTTATTGCAGAATCAGTTTTCAGGTGAAGTGCCAGCTGAATTGGGAGAGTTCAAAAAGCTTGTGAATGTGTCTTTGTACACTAACAAATTAACTGGTCAGCTGCCAATGAAGTTGGGGTCCTGGGCGAATTTTGACTTCATTGATGTATCGGAGAATAATTTCACTGGTCCAATTCCACCTGACATGTGTAAAAGGGGAACGGTGAGGGGATTATTGATACTGCAGAACAATTTCACTGGTGGAATCCCTGAAAGTTATGCAAATTGTATGTCAATGGAGCGGATTCGAGTGAGCAAAAACTCACTTTCTGGTGTGATTCCTGCAGGTATATGGGGGCTACCGAAACTCGAGATCATTGATGTTGCAATGAATGATTTTGAAGGTAGTATTACTGCTGATATTGGAAGAGCAAAAACTTTGGGTGAAATTTATGTTGCTAACAACAGATTTTCTGGTGAATTGCCTTCGGAAATATCAAAGGCTACTTCATTGGTGAGAATTGATTGTAGCAACAATCAGTTTTCGGGTGAAATTCCAGGGACAATTGGGGAGCTTAAAAAGATTGGCAATCTTTATTTACAGAACAATAAGTTTTCTGGTTCAATACCTAATTCTTTAGGTTCTTGTGTTTCACTAAGTGAAATTAACATGGCTAAAAATTCGCTTAGTGGTACTATTCCTGTTTCTTTAGGATCTTTACCAACTTTAACTTCATTAAACTTGTCGGAGAATCAGCTTTCAGGGCAAATTCCGACAAGTTTATCAAATCTGAAGTTAAATCTTCTCGCTTTTTCGAATAATCAGTTGACTGGAGCAATACCGGATTCTCTAGCAATTGATGCTTATAAGGGTAGTTTTGCTGGGAATAATGGTCTTTGTAGCCAAAACATTAAGAACTTTCGTAGATGCTATGGTGAATCTGGAAAGCCCAAAGAATGGTACACCCTTTTGATCTGTTTATTGGTGGCTTTGATTGTGGTGCTCGTTTCATTTGCGGGTTATTTATACTTTAAGAAGAAGGGTCATAAGGAAAATGAGACGTCTTTGAAGCAAAATTCTTGGAATACGAAATCATTCCATATATTGACCTTCACTGAGGATGAGATTCTTGATGGAATCAAGCATGATAATTTGATTGGAAAAGGTGGTTCTGGTAGTGTATACAGAGTGCAGCTTTCAGATGGAACAGATTTCGCGGTGAAACATATTTGGACTTCTGATTCAGGAAACAGGAAAATATCAGGAACAACATCGCCAATGCTGCGAAAACCTGGGAAGAAATCAAAAGAATTCGAAGCTGAGGTTGAAACACTGAGCTCGATTCGACATGTGAATGTGGTGAAATTGTATTGCAGCATCACGAGTGACGACTCGAGTCTGTTAGTGTATGAATATTTGCCAAATGGGAGCTTGTGGGATCGATTGCATACTTGCAAAAAGATGTTGCTTGATTGGGAGACGAGGTACGAGATAGCTCTTGGTGCAGCCAAAGGACTGGGGTACTTACACCATGGTTGCGATAAGCCAGTGATTCACAGGGATGTTAAGTCTAGTAACATCTTGTTGGATGAGTTTTGCAAGCCAAGAATTGCTGATTTTGGTCTTGCTAAGATTGCTCAAGCTGATTCAACCAAAGATTCAACTCATGTCATTGCTGGAACACATGGATATATTGCTCCTGGTAAGATAGTTCATTCACCTTAGTTGATTTTGTATGTTCGTTTGAGTTTATGCATCTTCTGAACACTAACCATGTATACATTTTCCCACCATCTGTAAAATTGACTTACAACAATAGATAACTCTGCATATGAAGCAATATGTTATCTTGAAAAAAGATAGTGAGAACATGCTATAAATAGTTGAACTGCTATGTTGCTCGGGTTCTCCAAAAATGCTGCCACACCTTTGTCAGATCCTCCAAGAATGTGTTATTTTTGGAGGGGGTCCGAGCAACACGGTAATGAATTACACTGATTGCGGTGTAAAAGACTGTTAGTGTATATAACTAGATCCTATCTAGATTATCTATTCATTTGGTCATAGCGAGTTTCTCATCTCTTGCATCCTTTTTatacttgaattgaattgatgttgCAGAATATGGATACACACGCAAAGTGAACGAGAAAAGTGATGTGTATAGCTTCGGAGTGGTACTGATGGAGCTTATTTCTGGGAAAAGGCCAATAGAACCCGAATACGGAGAGAATGGCAACATAGTTACATGGGTGAGCAGCAAATTGCAGAGCAAGGAAAGTTTATTAAGCATAGTTGACTCAAGCATTCCTGAAGTTTTCAAGGAAGATGCAATCAAAGTCTTGAGGATTGCTATTGTCTGCACAGCTAGGCTTCCCACATTAAGGCCAACAATGAGAAATGTAGTCAAGATGCTGGAAGATGCAGAACCTTGCGGACTGGTTGGGATCATTGTAAGCAAAGATGATGGTAGTAACAAGGCAGAGCAATTGAAGGATCACACTAAGATGTAATTGGATCCTCCCGCCGTCGATGAGTTTTAACCGGATAACTTCGTACCACTTTGTATGTTGGGATAAGTCAGTGTATACTCTACCCCCCTAGACTCACTTTGTGGAACTACATTGGATACGTTGTTGTAGCTTCATAGGCCACTTTGTCCATTTCACTCCTCAACCTGATCTCGACGTTCCGCTACTAGTCCTCTGCGGAATGTAGAATGTTGTAGCAATATGTAAAGTTTTGAAGATGGCCTCCTGGCCTTGTAGCATATTGTAATAGTATAGAAGCTAGATTCAAGCTAGTGTATTGAGTTAGATTAAATTTAGAGATGCATGGCATAAGTGCCATAAGATGTACTAGTATTATGTGCTAAATAATAATGGTTAGATTAAATTTAGAGATGCATGGCATAAGTGCCATAAGATGTACTAGTATTATGTGCTAAATAATAATGGTTTAGTAATTCAAATTCTTTCTGAACCCTGCATTGTTTGCTCTGTTTTTATACTTTTAAGGGTCCGTTTGATGTGAGGCATAAGGTATAATAGTCTAAGATAAAATACAAGATTATTTTATTCAACTATTTTAGACCATAATGATGGAGTAAGTTATCTCATGTATGTTGTTGGATAACTAATTCCTGAATTAATTATCCAGGATAACTCTTTCCCTATCAAACGGCCCTAACATACCAAGTTGTGAATGTCATCCACTTATCTAAAAAGATTATTAAAACTGTACGCATAATTTGCGACATAACAAGAAACATTTAAGTAAATACATATCAATGTAATGTTACAGTTTAACCTAGTATGGTAGATTACTATAGTGGCCATTTTATCATATCGACAACAAATGCTTATAATAGAGATGACCAGTAAAACTAATCCACATGCAGTGTTTTTATCAAACTAATAAATACCCAACACATGTCTTCACATACACTTTAACAATACTTGGAATTAAGATAGAAAATTGGAAAACTTTCGTCGATTGGTTTGGCTAATTAAAGAAAGTGAGTTGAGAAAATAATTGCATctttcttgtcttaaaaatacaCGTAAAAGTCGCATCTTTAATGAGTACTACTTATAGCTTGAGTATGCGTTTTTGATAACTGTAGTGTTCGGGTCAGGTTTCGCTATCTTGATTAAATCTACTGGATATAtctgtcacctcccaccagcaatagATATCACATAATTTTATCTACTAAGATTAAGACAGATGAAAAtaatcacctagtatttttttttctacgTATGTTTATTActaaaattttccttttctttccatACAATAGATTAAGTTTGATTAATAAATCTAGCATTCTCGTTACTCAAGTGTAGAAAAGTCTTACAATTTTTTATCAACTATCCAGTGAATTTGGACTCCTATTTGTTTATTAAATTGAACTATTGTTTCTTACTTTTGCAAAGCAGAACTGACAGTATTAATACACTATTGATATCTTTTGTCCATTCTTAAGTCCGTCGATTGAAATTTTGATTACTTGTACTTTTATTGATCATTTAATAGACCTTCCTTCGCTTATGTAGTGCTAGATCTTTTTTTACGAGCCAACGTAAATTGTGATGGAATGATTGAGATTTCTTTACCTTTATCCAAATATTTCGCGTTTGAGTCTTTtagaatggaaaaaaaaaatcatgttcgGATGGTTTTCCTTCAGAAATGAGTCATGAAAATTTAATCATCCGAATATTAATATCGGACACCATATATAAGAGGAATCTTAGTAGTTTAATTGGTTAATTGGTTAGTTACCTAAACTTTCACCTTATTGGTGAGAgttcgattccccacattgtaATCCACTCCCCCATTCTCTTTCTCCtaccccatttttttttttaaaaaaaaagtttaaaaaaaaaagacaccatatataaaataaagaaaagatctttattttgttattttccatCAATGCAAACTATGGAGTAAATGGTTTTCCAgcttaattttcctttttctccTCCTATTTGTCCACTCCTTAGCCCAATAACTCGATTGGACCAGCAAGTAATACGATGAGTCTCAACTTTCATCCGTGTTTGGGCCTTTGTGAAATTCTATGGATACGTACCACAATTTAActtaaggaaaagataaaaataacacttaaaactaaaataattttataaaattagcaCCTAAATTTAAACATCCAAAAAATAGCACTCGATCATGGTGACTGCTTACCCGAAGATCTCCACTATCACGACTATATACTTAGACGGCTACACGTACTTCACTTAGCATGGATCTATCAACCAGCACTCAAAAAGAATTGTAATAAGTTTGGTAtgactccttttcttttttaaagattctactcttttttattttttgcaaacAATTGAgtaattgtttttttttcatattattttgcattcaccaacattatactatttattttgtttagttttacttatttatacaataaaatacaatatcatatacttttaatataatacaattgttatagatatatatttatatataataatgatacagtttctatacgtatacatattctatataatagttatagcatttttatacacattctatacaatttttaactacaattataatttagatacatattttatacgaatctatatagtttctacatgcattctaaaagtgtatcaatctagtataagagagtatcaattgagtatatggacactacaagtgtatcaatgtagtataaaagtatattaatgtggtataaaagagtatcaattgggtatatgGACTgtatgtgcttgcatagaatttccttttctcttttttaaaaagtgtatcaatagagtataaaaatgtatcaatttcgtataaaagtgtatcaattaagtatagagactgcatgtgcccaattgggtcaaatgactaaaaaagagaattaaaaatagcCGACTGGCTACAgttgtccaccttttcaaattatggccattttttttttaaatggtcatCCCATGTCCTTTCCCCTTTAACTTATGGGAAAAAGAAAATGGTAtagcttttattaaaaaaaataacccaAGTTTGGGCCTATAGATTTAAAATATTCTGTCGAATATAttaagggcaaaattcagaaatgacaTACTTGAGgccctaattattaattttgtagcaacagtttcataattacattttgtagcgacttgtattatgtattttaaaaaactgatgctataaaaatacatatacaactaatTTTACCTCCCTTAAATAACTGAAATTTGTTGAggtaaatatggtataattaccaatTAATTAATTGTGTAGATTCCCTTTCCGTTAAAATAACTTCAATCACACGACTTCCNNNNNNNNNNNNNNNNNNNNNNNNNNNNNNNNNNNNNNNNNNNNNNNNNNNNNNNNNNNNNNNNNNNNNNNNNNNNNNNNNNNNNNNNNNNNNNNNNNNNNNNNNNNNNNNNNNNNNNNNNNNNNNNNNNNNNNNNNNNNNNNNNNNNNNNNNNNNNNNNNNNNNNNNNNNNNNNNNNNNNNNNNNNNNNNNNNNNNNNNNNNNNNNNNNNNNNNNNNNNNNNNNNNNNNNNNNNNNNNNNNNNNNNNNNNNNNNNNNNNNNNNNNNNNNNNNNNNNNNNNNNNNNNNNNNNNNNNNNNNNNNNNNNNNNNNNNNNNNNNNNNNNNNNNNNNNNNNNNNNNNNNNNNNNNNNNNNNNNNNNNNNNNNNNNNNNNNNNNNNNNNNNNNNNNNNNNNNNNNNNNNNNNNNNNNNNNNNNNNNNNNNNNNNNNNNNNNNNNNNNNNNNNNNNNNNNNNNNNNNNNNNNNNNNNNNNNNNNNNNNNNNNNNNNNNNNNNNNNNNNNNNNNNNNNNNNNNNNNNNNNNNNNNNNNNNNNNNNNNNNNNNNNNNNNNNNNNNNNNNNNNNNNNNNNNNNNNNNNNNNNNNNNNNNNNNNNNNNNNNNNNNNNNNNNNNNNNNNNNNNNNNNNNNNNNNNNNNNNNNNNNNNNNNNNNNNNNNNNNNNNNNNNNNNNNNNNNNNNNNNNNNNNNNNNNNNNNNNNNNNNNNNNNNNNNNNNNNNNNNNNNNNNNNNNNNNNNNNNNNNNNNNNNNNNNNNNNNNNNNNNNNNNNNNNNNNNNNNNNNNNNNNNNNNNNNNNNNNNNNNNNNNNNNNNNNNNNNNNNNNNNNNNNNNNNNNNNNNNNNNNNNNNNNNNNNNNNNNNNNNNNNNNNNNNNNNNNNNNNNNNNNNNNNNNNNNNNNNNNNNNNNNNNNNNNNNNNNNNNNNNNNNNNNNNNNNNNNNNNNNNNNNNNNNNNNNNNNNNNNNNNNNNNNNNNNNNNNNNNNNNNNNNNNNNNNNNNNNNNNNNNNNNNNNNNNNNNNNNNNNNNNNNNNNNNNNNNNNNNNNNNNNNNNNNNNNNNNNNNNNNNNNNNNNNNNNNNNNNNNNNNNNNNNNNNNNNNNNNNNNNNNNNNNNNNNNNNNNNNNNNNNNNNNNNNNNNNNNNNNNNNNNNNNNNNNNNNNNNNNNNNNNNNNNNNNNNNNNNNNNNNNNNNNNNNNNNNNNNNNNNNNNNNNNNNNNNNNNNNNNNNNNNNNNNNNNNNNNNNNNNNNNNNNNNNNNNNNNNNNNNNNNNNNNNNNNNNNNNNNNNNNNNNNNNNNNNNNNNNNNNNNNNNNNNNNNNNNNNNNNNNNNNNNNNNNNNNNNNNNNNNNNNNNNNNNNNNNNNNNNNNNNNNNNNNNNNNNNNNNNNNNNNNNNNNNNNNNNNNNNNNNNNNNNNNNNNNNNNNNNNNNNNNNNNNNNNNNNNNNNNNNNNNNNNNNNNNNNNNNNNNNNNNNNNNNNNNNNNNNNNNNNNNNNNNNNNNNNNNNN
Proteins encoded in this window:
- the LOC107867316 gene encoding receptor-like protein kinase 7, which gives rise to MAALFNFRLEFILFFLCIFPVAFSDELQTLLSIKSSLSYPTTSNVFKNWEPKTPSCNFTGITCNSDGEVKEIELSSQGISGGFPFDKICDLKSLERLSLGYNSLSGEVTGDLNNCVKLMYLDVGNNQFTGTFPDVSKLTELTHFYANNSGFTGKFPWNSFDNMSKLVVLSVGDNQFDRTPFPEVILKLRNLNWLYLSNCQLEGEIPEGIGNLSELIDLELSMNHFTGEIPKGITKLKKLWQLELYENELTGKLPVGFGNLTNLGYFDASTNYLYGDLSEIRYLDQLVSLQLLQNQFSGEVPAELGEFKKLVNVSLYTNKLTGQLPMKLGSWANFDFIDVSENNFTGPIPPDMCKRGTVRGLLILQNNFTGGIPESYANCMSMERIRVSKNSLSGVIPAGIWGLPKLEIIDVAMNDFEGSITADIGRAKTLGEIYVANNRFSGELPSEISKATSLVRIDCSNNQFSGEIPGTIGELKKIGNLYLQNNKFSGSIPNSLGSCVSLSEINMAKNSLSGTIPVSLGSLPTLTSLNLSENQLSGQIPTSLSNLKLNLLAFSNNQLTGAIPDSLAIDAYKGSFAGNNGLCSQNIKNFRRCYGESGKPKEWYTLLICLLVALIVVLVSFAGYLYFKKKGHKENETSLKQNSWNTKSFHILTFTEDEILDGIKHDNLIGKGGSGSVYRVQLSDGTDFAVKHIWTSDSGNRKISGTTSPMLRKPGKKSKEFEAEVETLSSIRHVNVVKLYCSITSDDSSLLVYEYLPNGSLWDRLHTCKKMLLDWETRYEIALGAAKGLGYLHHGCDKPVIHRDVKSSNILLDEFCKPRIADFGLAKIAQADSTKDSTHVIAGTHGYIAPEYGYTRKVNEKSDVYSFGVVLMELISGKRPIEPEYGENGNIVTWVSSKLQSKESLLSIVDSSIPEVFKEDAIKVLRIAIVCTARLPTLRPTMRNVVKMLEDAEPCGLVGIIVSKDDGSNKAEQLKDHTKM